In the genome of Candidatus Palauibacter polyketidifaciens, one region contains:
- a CDS encoding AAA domain-containing protein produces the protein MQAPDSLESLWLLLADLRVAIDEEIEAVAADLSRRRLDRPIPALSGRLRGEAGTGHRYTFQIAGGTYDIRADDRVRIHAGGREALGTVHRFDRTLGLLQAVSPEWLGERLDGGELEFDPTWLLRELSARLAEVGQDPEDFFPDTVLGAFGRLPPRLGRESARLDSSADLNEPQREALERVLGSSAQLVWGPPGTGKSRLVARAALELALRGRVLVAATTNGAVDEIARRLASVADPVMLDRDRIIRVGFDLGAAPDTRIDLGAVLARRIEGGAGGVDRTLAEHEGRLGARPPNGGRVEAPVLSPYARAGRLLALARTQNDAESARSLGRALLEIARQAERALEEADIVLTTFARLSIREELRELRFESLLIDEASTAPLPYVALAASRVAGPVIAVGDFQQLPPVVSSTAPAAARWLRTDLFREAGVVEDAQPSLPSPNDGLCAMLDLQYRMAPDIRELVSEFFYGGRLRDAPEIAERQGEQAAHASSGTASAAGAATAVTVLDTSGLDPRVERVDGSRRNRTHAEAVADFVGAAARDGTDDIAVVSPYRAQTRHLSDLVRRRLGRAAPANLEVSTIHRFQGREKRLVIIDTVDAPPGRSWFLDERRNRDFPRLLNVALSRARERLVIVATVAGLRRTLPREALLNRLLAQVEQSGTRIDAAPADLWHGR, from the coding sequence ATGCAAGCTCCTGACTCTCTGGAGTCGTTGTGGCTGCTGTTGGCGGATCTCCGCGTCGCGATCGACGAGGAGATCGAGGCGGTCGCGGCCGACCTCTCACGCCGCCGTCTGGACCGGCCGATCCCGGCGCTCTCCGGACGCCTGCGGGGAGAGGCGGGGACCGGCCACCGCTACACCTTCCAGATCGCGGGGGGAACATACGACATCCGCGCGGACGACCGCGTGCGCATCCACGCCGGCGGGCGGGAGGCGCTCGGGACGGTCCACCGTTTCGACCGCACGCTCGGGCTCCTGCAGGCCGTGAGCCCGGAGTGGCTCGGCGAGCGCCTCGACGGCGGCGAACTCGAGTTCGATCCCACGTGGCTCCTTCGCGAACTCTCGGCGCGGCTGGCCGAGGTCGGCCAAGACCCGGAGGACTTCTTCCCGGACACCGTGCTCGGGGCCTTCGGCCGGCTGCCTCCGCGCCTCGGCCGGGAGTCCGCGCGCCTCGACTCGTCCGCCGACCTCAACGAACCGCAGCGCGAAGCCCTGGAACGGGTGTTGGGAAGCAGCGCCCAACTCGTCTGGGGTCCGCCGGGGACCGGCAAGTCCCGCCTCGTGGCGCGCGCGGCGCTGGAACTCGCGCTCCGCGGACGGGTGCTCGTCGCGGCGACGACGAACGGCGCCGTGGACGAGATCGCGCGCCGCCTCGCTTCGGTGGCCGACCCGGTCATGCTCGACCGCGACCGGATCATCCGCGTGGGGTTCGATCTCGGGGCTGCGCCGGATACGCGCATCGACCTGGGGGCGGTGCTCGCGCGTCGGATCGAGGGGGGTGCCGGCGGGGTGGACCGCACGCTCGCGGAGCACGAGGGGCGGCTGGGGGCCCGCCCGCCGAACGGGGGGCGCGTCGAGGCTCCGGTCCTGAGTCCCTACGCCCGCGCCGGACGCCTGCTCGCGCTCGCGCGCACGCAGAATGATGCGGAGTCCGCCCGCAGCCTGGGCCGCGCCCTGCTCGAGATCGCCCGCCAGGCGGAACGCGCCCTGGAGGAGGCGGATATCGTCCTCACGACCTTCGCCAGGCTCTCGATCCGGGAGGAACTCCGCGAACTGAGGTTCGAATCCCTCCTCATCGACGAGGCGAGCACGGCGCCGCTCCCGTATGTGGCGCTCGCGGCTTCCAGGGTCGCGGGCCCCGTGATCGCCGTCGGCGACTTCCAGCAGCTTCCCCCCGTCGTGTCGAGCACGGCCCCGGCGGCGGCGCGCTGGCTGCGGACGGACCTGTTCAGGGAAGCCGGCGTCGTGGAAGACGCGCAGCCGTCGCTGCCGTCCCCCAACGACGGGCTGTGCGCGATGCTCGATCTCCAGTACCGGATGGCGCCCGACATCCGCGAACTGGTGAGCGAGTTCTTCTACGGCGGACGGCTCAGGGACGCGCCGGAGATCGCCGAGCGCCAAGGGGAGCAGGCCGCCCACGCCTCTTCCGGCACGGCTTCCGCCGCCGGCGCTGCCACCGCTGTGACGGTCCTCGACACGAGCGGGCTCGATCCGAGGGTCGAACGCGTGGACGGCTCGCGGCGGAACCGCACTCACGCCGAGGCTGTGGCGGACTTCGTGGGCGCGGCGGCCCGCGACGGGACCGACGACATCGCCGTAGTCTCGCCCTATCGCGCCCAGACCCGACACCTGAGCGATCTCGTCCGGCGTCGGCTCGGCCGCGCTGCGCCCGCCAATCTCGAGGTGAGCACGATCCACCGCTTCCAGGGGAGGGAGAAGCGCCTCGTGATCATCGACACGGTGGACGCGCCCCCCGGCCGCAGCTGGTTCCTCGACGAGCGCCGGAACCGGGACTTCCCCCGGCTGCTCAACGTCGCCCTTTCGCGGGCGCGCGAGCGTCTGGTCATCGTCGCGACCGTTGCCGGCCTGCGGCGGACGCTCCCTCGTGAAGCCCTCCTGAACCGTCTCCTCGCCCAGGTCGAGCAGTCCGGCACCCGCATCGACGCCGCCCCCGCCGATCTCTGGCACGGCCGCTGA
- the dtd gene encoding D-aminoacyl-tRNA deacylase, with product MRVVIQRVSEARVRVGGEVVGAIGLGLVVLVGFAADDTEAQMTWMADKLRGLRVFADEKGRMNRSAHDVGGALLIVSQFTLYGDASRGRRPSFTGAARPEAASALYDRFVELCRARGEVAEGEFGAMMEVELTNDGPVTLLLER from the coding sequence TTGCGAGTCGTGATTCAGCGAGTCAGCGAGGCCCGCGTGAGGGTCGGAGGCGAGGTCGTTGGGGCAATCGGCCTCGGACTCGTCGTGCTGGTGGGTTTCGCGGCGGACGACACCGAGGCGCAGATGACGTGGATGGCGGACAAGCTCCGGGGCCTGCGGGTGTTCGCGGACGAAAAGGGCCGCATGAACCGCTCCGCCCATGACGTCGGCGGGGCGCTCCTCATCGTGTCCCAGTTCACGCTGTACGGCGACGCGTCGCGAGGCCGGCGTCCCTCCTTCACCGGCGCGGCGCGACCGGAGGCCGCGAGCGCGCTTTACGACCGCTTCGTCGAGCTGTGCCGGGCGCGCGGCGAGGTTGCGGAGGGGGAATTCGGGGCGATGATGGAAGTGGAGCTGACGAACGACGGTCCGGTGACCCTCCTGCTGGAGCGGTGA
- a CDS encoding TIGR00725 family protein, with protein MRPLRIGVIGSGEAAPAEAGLAHAVGAALARAGAIVVCGGMGGVMRAAADGASSEGGTVVGILPGSDAGAAAPGVTIPIPTGLGEARNVIVVRASEAVVAIAGEWGTLSEAAFCRKFGVPVIGLATSLPEGVVDETAGDAADAAARALELAEAERERRQRREVNG; from the coding sequence TTGCGTCCGCTGCGGATCGGGGTCATCGGCTCGGGGGAGGCGGCGCCGGCGGAGGCGGGCCTGGCTCACGCCGTGGGAGCGGCCCTCGCCCGCGCAGGGGCCATCGTCGTCTGCGGCGGGATGGGCGGCGTCATGCGGGCGGCGGCGGACGGCGCTTCGTCGGAAGGCGGGACCGTGGTGGGGATTCTGCCAGGTTCGGACGCGGGCGCCGCGGCCCCCGGCGTCACGATCCCGATCCCGACCGGGCTGGGCGAGGCGCGCAACGTCATCGTCGTACGGGCCTCGGAAGCGGTGGTCGCGATCGCCGGTGAGTGGGGCACCCTCAGCGAGGCGGCCTTCTGCCGGAAGTTCGGCGTGCCGGTGATCGGGCTCGCGACATCGCTGCCGGAGGGTGTCGTCGACGAGACGGCCGGGGATGCGGCGGATGCGGCGGCGCGGGCCCTCGAACTCGCGGAAGCCGAGCGGGAGCGGCGTCAGCGGAGGGAGGTAAACGGGTGA
- the recA gene encoding recombinase RecA: MGVEMDREQKKALSVALNQIERAHGKGAIMRLGTEGARVRIPAISTGAINLDHSTGIGGIPRSRVTEIFGPESSGKTTLTLHVIANAQKDGGVAAFIDAEHALDVGYAQKLGVDVENLLVSQPDTGEQALEIAEVLVRSGALDVIVVDSVAALVPRAEIEGEMGDSHVGLQARLMSQALRKLTGAIGRSNTAVIFTNQIREKIGVMYGNPETTTGGRALKFYSSLRLDIRRIASIKEGNNLVGSRTRVKIVKNKCAPPFKQAEFDIMFNQGVSREGLLVDMGESIGIVSRAGAWYSYGGDVRLGQGRENSKTFLRENPDIAEEIEARIREELGMTIPESDTADAAAGAGAEKEGSKNSRPPSTQAARS, from the coding sequence ATGGGTGTGGAGATGGATCGGGAACAGAAGAAGGCGTTGTCCGTGGCCCTCAACCAGATCGAACGGGCCCACGGCAAGGGAGCCATCATGCGGCTCGGAACCGAAGGAGCGCGGGTGCGGATCCCGGCGATTTCGACGGGGGCGATCAACCTGGACCACAGTACCGGGATCGGCGGCATCCCGAGGTCTCGCGTCACGGAGATCTTCGGTCCGGAGTCCTCGGGCAAGACCACCCTCACCCTGCACGTCATCGCGAACGCGCAGAAGGATGGAGGCGTGGCGGCGTTCATCGACGCCGAGCACGCGCTCGACGTGGGGTACGCGCAGAAGCTGGGCGTCGATGTCGAAAACCTGCTGGTGTCGCAGCCCGATACGGGCGAGCAGGCGCTCGAGATCGCCGAGGTCCTCGTCCGTTCCGGCGCGCTCGACGTCATCGTGGTGGATTCCGTCGCCGCGCTCGTGCCGCGAGCCGAGATCGAAGGAGAGATGGGCGACTCGCACGTCGGCCTTCAGGCGCGGCTGATGTCGCAGGCCCTCCGCAAGCTCACGGGTGCGATCGGGCGCTCGAACACCGCGGTCATCTTCACGAACCAGATTCGCGAGAAGATCGGCGTCATGTACGGGAACCCCGAGACCACGACGGGCGGCCGGGCGCTGAAGTTCTACTCCTCGCTCCGGCTCGACATCCGCCGGATCGCCTCCATCAAGGAAGGGAACAACCTCGTCGGCAGCCGGACGCGCGTGAAGATCGTCAAGAACAAGTGCGCGCCTCCGTTCAAGCAGGCCGAGTTCGACATCATGTTCAACCAGGGCGTGAGCCGGGAAGGTCTGCTCGTGGACATGGGCGAGAGCATCGGCATCGTGAGTCGCGCGGGCGCCTGGTACTCGTACGGCGGAGACGTCCGGCTCGGACAGGGGCGCGAGAACTCGAAGACTTTCCTGCGCGAAAATCCGGACATCGCCGAAGAGATCGAGGCCCGGATCCGCGAAGAACTCGGGATGACGATCCCCGAGTCGGACACGGCCGACGCCGCGGCGGGAGCGGGTGCGGAAAAGGAAGGGTCGAAGAACTCCCGGCCGCCCTCGACGCAGGCCGCCCGGAGCTGA
- a CDS encoding regulatory protein RecX, translating to MDGVFLCRLPDEEVHRLRLDVGLRLGSAELEAVQAAGGRAEAMSVGLRYLSVRPRSRREVERRLRRDRIDPAAIQHALERLAALGYLDDAQFAASFARDRIRLRPCGTRRMQSDLLSRGVSREDANRGIREAMAEEGATDEELLQRVATARARRLTGADPAKARRRLFDYLARRGFAAGSIRAWIEVNWQAEDTG from the coding sequence TTGGACGGCGTTTTCCTCTGCCGGCTTCCGGACGAGGAGGTCCACAGACTTCGGCTCGATGTCGGGCTCCGGCTCGGGTCCGCGGAACTTGAGGCGGTCCAGGCCGCGGGCGGACGCGCCGAAGCGATGTCGGTCGGGCTGCGCTACCTTTCCGTGCGCCCGAGGAGTCGCCGGGAAGTGGAACGCCGGCTGCGGCGGGACCGGATCGACCCGGCGGCGATTCAACACGCACTGGAACGTCTCGCGGCGCTGGGGTATCTCGACGACGCGCAGTTCGCTGCCAGCTTCGCGCGGGACCGTATCCGGCTCCGGCCCTGTGGAACCCGTCGCATGCAGTCCGACCTTCTCTCCCGGGGTGTCTCGCGGGAGGATGCGAATCGCGGCATCCGCGAAGCGATGGCGGAGGAGGGCGCGACGGACGAGGAGTTGCTCCAGCGCGTCGCGACGGCCCGGGCGCGGAGGCTGACGGGGGCGGACCCGGCAAAGGCGCGACGACGGCTGTTCGACTACCTGGCCAGACGCGGGTTCGCCGCGGGCAGCATCCGCGCCTGGATCGAGGTCAACTGGCAGGCTGAGGATACAGGATGA
- the alaS gene encoding alanine--tRNA ligase has translation MKADELRRSFISCFERQGHKHLPSGPLVPADDPTLMFTNAGMVQFKGIFTGETERPSPPRAVTSQKCLRVSGKHNDLEEVGRTARHHTFFEMLGNFSFGDYFKRDAIDFAWEWVTGDLGLEPDRLWATVHHDDDDAFKLWLKRTSIPESRIRRMGDKDNFWQMGDTGPCGPCSELHYDLRTDRDDRITDAQFEAAGEADAIIEFWNLVFMQFDRAPDGTDTPLPAPSIDTGAGLERIAALLQGVGTNYHTDLFLPIIEAAEEGLGIEYSRAPEDWEEGVAFRVLADHARAVAFLLADGVFPSNEKRGYVLRRILRRAVRHYWLLGRRDPLLHDLVGVVADRMSATFPELEARREHLLSTTRAEEELFLSTIEGGMREIDRAMPEGGSGTVAGDVAFKLKDTYGIPEDLTGLIARERGYDVDWRGFNEALEAQRTRSRSVVELKGGVTAGAGFGGDLTVIPSSGDAKQEFVGYSDLEIETDCRRWSGDGQHAFLLERNPFYPESGGQVSDTGRVVGDGWAVDISTVLDADGRTVVAGSLAEGSLLEADSVVEDYVSAQVDPSRRETERNHTATHLLHAALRNRLGEHVQQAGSLVAPDRLRFDFSHRGPLTPEERADIEADVTEAILGNHDVDASERGYDEAIAAGAMALFGEKYGDIVRVIEVPGLSLELCGGTHVRTTGQIGTFRIVSETGVAAGIRRVEAVTGQGAYRRELERDRLLTELAVRLRCQPADLAARMDRLLEERDALAEEVRGRRGDAAEQQLETLLAGTGATGAADANGARFVSGRLEVPAGTDLGVLGDRLRGGMGSGAAVVHVVFPDEDRHAFISVVSDDLIRLGVKAGDLVRVSSRATGSGGGGGARFAQGGVGDPSRTEDGLGAARAWASERVPALAGG, from the coding sequence ATGAAGGCGGACGAACTCCGACGGAGTTTCATCTCCTGCTTCGAGCGGCAGGGGCACAAGCATCTGCCCAGCGGCCCGCTCGTCCCGGCGGATGACCCGACCCTCATGTTCACGAACGCCGGGATGGTGCAGTTCAAGGGCATCTTCACCGGGGAGACGGAGCGCCCGAGCCCTCCGCGCGCCGTCACGTCGCAGAAATGCCTCCGCGTGAGCGGCAAGCACAACGATCTCGAGGAAGTGGGGCGGACCGCGCGCCACCACACCTTCTTCGAGATGCTCGGGAACTTCTCCTTCGGCGACTACTTCAAGCGCGATGCGATCGACTTCGCCTGGGAGTGGGTGACCGGCGATCTCGGCCTGGAGCCCGACCGCCTGTGGGCCACGGTCCACCACGACGACGACGACGCGTTCAAGCTCTGGCTGAAGCGGACCTCGATCCCGGAGTCGCGGATCCGGCGCATGGGGGACAAGGACAACTTCTGGCAGATGGGCGACACGGGTCCGTGCGGTCCCTGTTCGGAACTGCACTACGACCTGCGGACGGACCGCGACGACCGCATCACTGACGCGCAGTTCGAGGCAGCGGGCGAGGCGGACGCGATCATCGAGTTCTGGAATCTGGTCTTCATGCAGTTCGACCGCGCGCCGGACGGCACGGACACGCCGCTCCCCGCGCCCTCGATCGACACGGGCGCCGGACTCGAGCGCATCGCGGCGCTGCTGCAGGGCGTGGGAACGAACTACCACACGGACCTCTTCCTCCCGATCATCGAAGCGGCGGAGGAGGGGCTCGGGATCGAGTATTCGCGGGCGCCGGAAGACTGGGAGGAGGGTGTCGCCTTCCGCGTCCTCGCGGATCACGCCCGGGCCGTCGCGTTCCTGCTCGCCGACGGCGTCTTCCCCTCGAACGAGAAGCGGGGATACGTGCTGCGGCGGATCCTGCGCCGGGCGGTCAGGCACTACTGGCTGCTCGGCCGGCGCGACCCGCTCCTGCACGATCTCGTCGGCGTCGTGGCGGATCGCATGTCGGCCACCTTCCCCGAACTTGAGGCGCGGCGCGAGCACCTGCTCTCCACGACGCGGGCGGAGGAGGAACTCTTCCTCTCCACGATCGAGGGCGGCATGCGCGAGATCGACCGCGCGATGCCGGAGGGAGGCTCGGGCACCGTCGCCGGCGATGTCGCCTTCAAGCTCAAGGACACATACGGCATCCCCGAGGACCTCACCGGCCTCATCGCCCGCGAACGCGGCTACGACGTCGACTGGAGGGGCTTCAACGAGGCGCTGGAGGCGCAGCGCACTCGTTCGCGCAGCGTCGTGGAGTTGAAGGGCGGTGTCACCGCCGGCGCGGGATTCGGGGGCGATCTCACGGTCATCCCGTCCAGCGGGGACGCGAAACAGGAGTTCGTGGGCTACTCGGACCTCGAAATCGAAACCGACTGCCGGCGCTGGTCGGGCGACGGGCAGCACGCGTTCCTGCTGGAGCGGAATCCCTTCTACCCGGAGAGCGGGGGGCAGGTCTCCGATACCGGGCGCGTCGTCGGGGACGGCTGGGCGGTCGACATCTCCACGGTTTTGGACGCGGATGGGCGGACCGTTGTCGCCGGGTCGCTGGCCGAAGGCTCGCTTCTCGAGGCCGACAGCGTGGTCGAGGACTACGTGTCCGCGCAGGTAGATCCGTCGCGGCGCGAGACGGAGCGGAATCACACGGCGACGCACCTCTTGCACGCCGCGCTCCGCAACCGGCTGGGCGAGCACGTGCAGCAGGCCGGATCGCTCGTGGCTCCGGACCGGCTGCGCTTCGATTTTAGCCACCGGGGTCCGCTGACCCCGGAGGAACGGGCGGACATCGAAGCGGACGTGACGGAGGCGATCCTCGGAAACCACGACGTCGACGCGTCTGAGCGGGGCTACGACGAGGCGATCGCGGCCGGGGCGATGGCCCTGTTCGGCGAGAAGTACGGGGACATCGTGCGCGTGATCGAGGTTCCGGGGCTCAGCCTGGAGCTGTGCGGCGGCACGCATGTCCGCACGACGGGACAGATCGGGACGTTCCGGATCGTGTCCGAGACGGGCGTCGCGGCGGGGATCCGGCGCGTCGAAGCGGTGACGGGGCAGGGGGCCTACCGGCGCGAACTCGAGCGGGATCGGCTCCTGACGGAGCTTGCGGTGCGGCTGCGCTGCCAGCCGGCGGATCTGGCGGCCCGCATGGACCGGCTCCTCGAAGAACGCGACGCCCTCGCCGAAGAGGTTCGGGGGCGGAGAGGGGACGCGGCGGAGCAACAGTTGGAGACGCTGCTCGCCGGCACCGGTGCGACGGGTGCAGCGGACGCGAACGGGGCCCGCTTCGTGTCGGGGCGCCTGGAGGTGCCGGCGGGCACGGACCTCGGGGTGCTCGGCGACCGCCTGCGCGGCGGGATGGGATCGGGCGCCGCCGTCGTTCACGTCGTGTTCCCGGACGAAGACCGGCACGCGTTCATCTCGGTCGTCTCGGACGACCTCATCCGACTCGGCGTGAAGGCGGGCGACCTCGTCCGCGTCTCGAGCCGGGCGACGGGTTCCGGCGGCGGCGGCGG